From Bosea sp. NBC_00550, the proteins below share one genomic window:
- the dbpB gene encoding DGQHR domain-containing protein DpdB, producing MSNREYLKVRAVRAEQGEGTGVYAFFLYGADIHRIADISRVRREDGELKGFQRREIRDHVKDITSFLDSGPVLFPNAIILALSDEVDFASARGRSPGNMCEVGDAGTLSIPLYPEGARAAWIVDGQQRSLALAEAKNKQIAVPVIGFISDEVSTQREQFILVNKSKKLPTGLIDELLPEVSVKLPRNLATRQLPSELCTLLNNDPKSPFHGLIRRESDPKNGTGMVSDNALIETMKASLKTTAGALGQFKHNGEGSDTAAMYDALVTYWSAVRKTFPDAWGKSPKDSRLMHSVGIRAMGALMDTIMLRADGAANKASVIMESLSRLAPHCRWTEGQWQGLGLAWNELQSTPQHINKLSEHLIRIEREQARVSA from the coding sequence ATGAGCAATCGTGAATATCTCAAAGTTCGCGCTGTGCGGGCGGAGCAGGGCGAAGGAACCGGGGTCTACGCCTTCTTTCTTTATGGCGCTGACATCCACCGGATTGCGGACATCAGCCGTGTTCGTCGGGAGGACGGCGAGTTGAAAGGATTTCAGCGCCGTGAGATCCGCGATCACGTGAAGGACATCACGAGTTTCCTTGACAGCGGTCCCGTGCTGTTTCCGAACGCGATCATCCTCGCCCTCTCCGATGAGGTCGACTTCGCTTCGGCCCGCGGCCGCTCCCCGGGCAATATGTGCGAAGTCGGCGATGCCGGCACGCTGTCGATCCCACTTTACCCCGAAGGCGCCCGCGCCGCGTGGATTGTCGACGGCCAGCAGCGGTCTCTTGCCCTCGCTGAGGCCAAAAACAAGCAGATTGCTGTTCCCGTGATCGGCTTCATCTCTGACGAAGTATCCACGCAGCGGGAGCAATTCATCTTGGTCAACAAGTCGAAAAAGCTGCCGACCGGCCTCATCGACGAACTTCTGCCTGAGGTCAGTGTCAAACTGCCGCGAAACCTTGCTACTCGGCAGCTTCCCAGCGAACTCTGTACCCTTTTGAACAACGATCCGAAATCGCCTTTCCATGGCCTGATCAGGCGCGAGTCCGACCCGAAGAACGGGACTGGCATGGTGAGCGACAACGCCCTGATCGAAACGATGAAGGCCAGCCTTAAAACTACGGCCGGCGCTTTGGGTCAGTTCAAACATAATGGCGAGGGCAGCGACACCGCCGCCATGTACGATGCGCTCGTAACCTACTGGTCTGCTGTCCGAAAAACCTTCCCGGACGCGTGGGGCAAATCTCCCAAGGACAGCCGACTGATGCACTCGGTGGGTATCCGAGCGATGGGAGCGCTCATGGATACGATTATGCTCCGAGCAGACGGGGCGGCCAACAAGGCGTCGGTGATCATGGAGAGCCTTTCGCGACTGGCCCCCCATTGTCGCTGGACCGAAGGGCAATGGCAGGGCCTCGGCCTAGCTTGGAACGAACTTCAATCCACACCACAGCACATCAATAAGCTGAGTGAGCATCTCATTCGAATTGAGCGCGAGCAGGCTCGGGTGTCGGCATGA
- a CDS encoding tetratricopeptide repeat protein: MAASLGTVAAPAQEAAPPRPGTVAPSDKADNPVTPSAPQRGPAATLERLFERLHEAKTQEEAEGVARLIQRRWARSGSDTADLLMTRAQKALQEKQTEIAIELLDRVISLQPDWAEAWNQRANALYLSGDSIRSMIDIGETLKREPRHYGAMMGLGMILRQQGDDKGAMIAFRKALTIYPEFDAVKKAVDALKTEVDGRDA; the protein is encoded by the coding sequence GTGGCCGCCTCTCTCGGCACGGTCGCGGCTCCCGCTCAGGAGGCCGCGCCGCCGCGGCCCGGCACGGTCGCGCCTTCCGACAAAGCCGATAATCCCGTCACGCCCTCCGCCCCTCAACGCGGCCCGGCTGCGACGCTCGAGCGGCTGTTCGAGCGATTGCATGAGGCCAAGACGCAGGAAGAGGCCGAGGGGGTCGCGCGGCTGATCCAGCGGCGTTGGGCGCGATCCGGCTCCGATACCGCCGACCTGCTGATGACCCGCGCTCAGAAGGCCTTGCAGGAGAAGCAGACGGAAATCGCGATCGAGCTGCTGGATCGCGTCATCAGCCTGCAACCGGACTGGGCCGAGGCCTGGAACCAGCGTGCCAATGCGCTCTACCTCTCCGGCGATTCAATCCGCTCGATGATCGATATCGGCGAGACGCTGAAGCGCGAGCCGCGCCATTACGGCGCGATGATGGGGCTCGGCATGATCCTGCGCCAACAGGGCGACGACAAGGGCGCCATGATCGCCTTCCGCAAGGCGCTGACGATCTATCCGGAATTCGACGCCGTGAAGAAGGCGGTCGACGCGCTCAAGACCGAGGTCGATGGTCGCGACGCCTGA
- the ykgO gene encoding type B 50S ribosomal protein L36, which yields MKIRNSLKSLRARHRDNQLVRRKGRVYIINKVQKRFKARQG from the coding sequence ATGAAGATCCGCAATTCGCTGAAGTCGCTGCGCGCGCGCCATCGCGACAACCAGCTGGTGCGCCGCAAGGGCCGCGTCTACATCATCAACAAGGTCCAGAAGCGCTTCAAGGCGCGTCAGGGCTGA
- the hisE gene encoding phosphoribosyl-ATP diphosphatase, giving the protein MAGAARHAALRSRIEPRMGPPVCPPPAGCHQTLIERSNARRMADSLQRLHAAVLEARFRDPACSRTAKLFADGLPKMAKKLAEEAVELSLEALQGKRQAAILESADLIYNLIVLWTAMGIEPDEIWSEIDRRERLYGIAEKLPKGGRAQRAKRSRQQAPAVAAQTR; this is encoded by the coding sequence ATGGCGGGGGCGGCTCGGCACGCCGCCCTTCGCAGCAGGATCGAGCCGCGAATGGGGCCACCGGTTTGCCCTCCTCCTGCCGGCTGTCATCAAACTCTCATCGAGCGATCCAATGCTCGTCGGATGGCCGATTCGCTGCAGAGACTCCACGCTGCCGTCCTCGAAGCGCGATTCCGGGACCCGGCTTGCTCGCGAACCGCAAAACTCTTTGCCGACGGCCTGCCCAAGATGGCGAAGAAACTGGCTGAGGAAGCGGTCGAGCTCAGCCTTGAAGCGTTGCAAGGCAAGCGACAGGCGGCGATCCTCGAAAGCGCCGATCTCATCTACAACCTGATCGTCCTCTGGACCGCCATGGGGATCGAGCCGGATGAGATCTGGAGCGAGATCGACCGGCGCGAGCGGCTTTACGGAATCGCCGAGAAGCTGCCGAAGGGCGGCCGCGCACAGCGCGCGAAGCGAAGCCGGCAACAGGCGCCCGCCGTCGCGGCGCAAACGCGTTGA